The following proteins are co-located in the Dyadobacter chenwenxiniae genome:
- the upp gene encoding uracil phosphoribosyltransferase: MFLLSQKPSIADHYLAELRDVNLQKDRMRFRKNLERVGELLAYELSKTLTFKTEKVETPLGQASSRTLLQPVVLATILRAGLPLHEGFLNMFDKADNAFIGAYRGHHINMEEEFEVEMDYITSPDLTGKILILIDPMLATGRSMEKVYHALLRFGIPAQTHIASVIASPEGVDYLQKRIPHCRLWLGAIDQKLNEHWYIVPGLGDAGDLAYGEK, translated from the coding sequence ATGTTTTTACTTTCCCAAAAACCTTCTATTGCCGACCATTATCTGGCTGAATTGCGTGATGTAAATTTGCAGAAAGACCGGATGCGATTCCGCAAAAATCTGGAAAGGGTGGGAGAGTTGCTGGCCTACGAACTTTCTAAAACGCTCACATTTAAAACCGAGAAAGTAGAAACGCCATTGGGCCAGGCTTCGTCGCGCACATTGCTCCAACCCGTAGTTCTGGCCACGATTTTGCGCGCCGGGCTTCCTCTGCATGAGGGCTTTTTGAATATGTTTGATAAGGCGGATAATGCATTTATAGGCGCTTATCGTGGTCATCATATCAATATGGAAGAGGAATTCGAGGTTGAAATGGACTATATTACCAGCCCGGACCTGACTGGGAAAATATTAATCTTAATTGATCCGATGCTGGCAACGGGCCGTTCCATGGAAAAGGTCTATCATGCTTTGCTTCGTTTCGGAATCCCTGCGCAAACGCACATTGCCTCCGTGATCGCAAGCCCGGAAGGCGTCGATTATTTGCAGAAGCGCATTCCGCACTGCCGGTTATGGCTAGGTGCGATCGATCAGAAGCTCAATGAGCATTGGTACATTGTTCCCGGACTTGGCGACGCGGGCGATCTGGCCTACGGCGAAAAGTAA